One segment of Pleuronectes platessa chromosome 21, fPlePla1.1, whole genome shotgun sequence DNA contains the following:
- the si:dkey-94f20.4 gene encoding synembryn-A: MDVDVEGIILCIKEGDETGVQTQLQEFNKEYAQCFFFDAEERDRRKQRKLEEFRHNKVRDYADSDSDCDEDDQEDRGFILRQNLAVVLLRFIRTGVKLHLLRVCVRTLRILSRDKKVLGPFVTDNALLTLAKLAGLTTTDASDEACDPDSDFYDNIIASLTEAKVLNSGVEEEEGDAETEANDQSEECSAIDEDVKSEDSIVNSGEVDSVSGIGSHRTSINEMHRGSIHHKVLERGRKDRRESKVEGMEEEEDGESGEEALRKEAMKVLCNVVYNSTWAQERFSALSLLSGLMECLSTSVSSSSPSSVQFYELRLMFLITALRPELRTQLQQEGGLPVLTAALESGLEVQWKEQYECALQPVANPISLEASQRVIEILKILFNITYSSHRQEPSEDNAALYRHLVAILRLCLMRKCTLSNDTDELQSHTVNLLSALPLQCLDVLLLVPQDPDSEQCPGVNMDCVNILLTFMERRLESGDKIKEKLTPILNLLTESCRAHRETRHYIRKHILPPLTDVSHRPEEGSTVKNRLIRLMTHLDTDVKHCAADLLFVLCKENVRRFVKYTGYGNAAGLLATRGLLCGQGRRMSSSAGRYSSDSDSDTEEYRQVKDRINPVTGRLEVEHSNPMEGMTEEEKEEEAKTLMMLFNKLSRSNNTQTMGVDSEGKLVPLSGLRENSLGEEMRSESENDGEAEEGEKN, from the exons ATGGATGTAGACGTGGAGGGGATTATCCTGTGCATTAAGGAGGGGGATGAGACCGGTGTTCAGACTCAGCTGCAGGAGTTCAACAAAGAG TACGCCCAGTGCTTCTTCTTCGACGCCGAGGAGCGGGACCGGAGGAAA CAAAGAAAACTAGAAGAG TTCAGGCATAATAAAGTGAGGGATTATGCTGATTCTGACTCCGACTGCGATGAGGATGACCAGGAGGATCGTGGCTTCATCCTCAGACAG AATTTAGCTGTGGTCCTCTTGAGGTTTATTAGAACAGGAGTTAAATTACATCTGCTGAGGGTGTGTGTACGCACCCTGAGGATCCTGTCCAGGGACAAGAAGGTCTTGGGCCCCTTTGTGACAGACAACGCTCTGCTGACTCTGGCCAAACTAGCAGGGCTGACCACAACCGATGCCAGCGATGAAGCCTGCGACCCCGACTCTGATTTCTACGACAACATCATCGCTTCCCTTACCGAGGCCAAAGTCCTCAACTCCGGtgtcgaggaggaggaaggcgaCGCAGAGACCGAGGCCAACGACCAGAGCGAAGAGTGCTCAGCCATAGACGAGGACGTCAAGAGTGAAGACAGCATCGTCAACAGCGGGGAAGTGGACAGTGTCAGCGGGATTGGGAGCCACAGGACCAGCATCAACGAGATGCACAGAGGCAGCATCCATCACAAGGTGCTGGAGCGAGGGAGGAAGGACCGCAGAGAGAGCAAAGTggaggggatggaggaggaggaggacggggagTCAGGAGAGGAGGCTCTGAGGAAAGAGGCCATGAAGGTGTTATGTAACGTGGTGTACAACAGCACCTGGGCACAGGAGAGGTTCAGTGCTCTCAG CCTCCTGAGTGGTCTCATGGAGTGTCTGTCCACCAGCGTCAGCTCCTCATCTCCCTCCAGTGTTCAGTTCTACGAACTACGCCTGATGTTCCTCATCACTGCTCTGCGGCCTGAGCTCAGAACTCAGCTCCAGCAG GAGGGCGGGTTGCCCGTCCTCACAGCGGCCCTGGAGAGCGGCCTGGAGGTGCAGTGGAAGGAGCAGTACGAGTGTGCGCTGCAGCCGGTGGCAAATCCAATCTCCCTGGAAGCCTCCCAGCGTGTCATAGAGATACTGAAAATCCTCTTTAACATCACCTACAGCAGCCACAGACAGGAGCCCAGCGAG GATAACGCAGCTCTTTACCGACACCTGGTGGCCatcctgcgtctctgcctgatGAGGAAGTGCACACTGTCAAACGACactgatgagctgcagag TCACACAGTGAACCTGCTGTCGGCGCTGCCCCTCCAGTGTCTCGACGTGTTGCTGCTGGTTCCTCAGGATCCGGACTCGGAGCAGTGCCCGGGGGTCAACATGGACTGTGTGAACATCCTGCTGACATTCATGGAGAGACGCCTCGAGTCG GGTGATAAAATCAAAGAGAAGCTGACACCGATCCTCAATCTGCTGACAGAGAGCTGCAGGGCCCACAGGGAAACACGCCACTACATCAGGAAACAT ATCCTGCCTCCTCTGACGGACGTATCCCACCGGCCAGAGGAAGGCTCCACGGTGAAGAATCGTCTGATCCGTCTGATGACTCACCTGGATACAGACGTCAAGCACTGTGCTGCCGAcctcctctttgtcctctgCAAGGAAAACG tgAGGCGTTTTGTCAAGTACACAGGTTACGGCAACGCAGCGGGCCTgctggccaccagggggctgctGTGCGGCCAGGGGCGCAGAATGTCCAGCTCTGCCGGCCGCTATTCCAGCGACTCCGACTCTGACACCGAGGAGTACCGGCAGGTCAAAGATCGCATCAACCCTGTGACGGGCCGGCTGGAGGTGGAGCATTCGAACCCCATGGAGGGcatgacggaggaggagaaggaggaggaggccaagaCGCTGATGATGCTCTTCAACAAGCTGTCCAG AAGTAACAACACCCAGACAATGGGAGTGGACTCGGAGGGGAAGCTGGTCCCACTGTCGGGCCTGAGGGAGAACTCACTCGGTGAGGAGATGAGGTCTGAGTCAGAGAATGacggagaggcagaggaaggagagaagaactga